ACGGTTCTGTTCTTGTTCAATGATTCTATACGTTTCTTCTGTCAACGTACTCTTCAAAGAGATGGGATAAATGACCCCAATTAAAAGAGCCACCATTAAAAGGATCGAAATAAACGAAAACCAAATCCGCTGTGTTAAATTCAAACGAATCATGAAGATAAAACCCTGTACCCGTAACCATATAACGTCTCAACATGAATCCGTGGGAGTTTTTTCCTTACACGACGTACAACATCGTCTACCGCCCGTTCTGAGCCGAAGTAGTCTGATCCCCAAACATATTCAATAATGGCTTCTCGAGAAAGGGCATTACCAAGGTTTGATGACAACAAGATCACAAGATCCATTTCTTTCGTTGTTAATTCAATCAATTCCTCTCCATCATGAACTGTTCGTGATTTCGGATCAATCACATAGCCATTCAATTCGATGGCATCTTCTTCCTGAACTTCCGGTGGATAAACACGATTTAATAGCTTTTTAGCTCGGATTAAAAGCTCTTCCGGTAAAAAAGGCTTAGCTAAATAATCGTCACTCCCAAGTTCTAAACCAAGCACACGATCTAAATCTTTGTCCCGTGCTGAAATAAAGATTACAGGTGTATCAGCTTCACTTTTTATTGCCTTCAATAATTGATAGCCATCCATACCTGGAAGCATAATATCTAATATCCACAAATGTGGTGGTTCAGAGATATGATCATACGCCACTTTACCGTCAGTAAAATGCGTCACCTGCCACCCTTCTTTTTCCATATATGCTCTAATTACTTCTCCTAGATTTTCTTCATCTTCAACTAAATATACGCGATACTCGCTCATACTCATCATCCTTCATTTATTATTTACTCACACACGGCTTTTGATTGAAAAGGAAAGTCGTTTGTCACATCACTTGTTTAGTCACTCAACGTTATACTTTAAGTGATGATTTTTTTGTTTGTTGTCCTTCATAGCAACAATGATTTGTTACAAAAAATAGGCAATTCGGCCTGTGTACAAAAGAAGGTTATCACGTTTAGTTTAATATAAAATCTCTAGAAAATGAAATAGAACGACATTTTTACATATAATTCAGACACAATCCCTCTTTTCAGCGATAAAGTGAATGAACTTCAACGTTTTTAAAGGCTCTTTGCCACTCTTGATTTAAATGCTCATGACATGTGAAGAAAAGAATTTGTCTTTCATTAGATATTTCTTTCAATAACGAGATAAGTTGATACCTTCTTGGTTTATCCATATTGACAAATGTTTCATCCATAAAAATGGGACTGCAAGTTTCCATAACGTCTTCTAAAGCTAGGGCCAATCTTATAGATAAATAAAGTAATTCTCCCGTACCTCGACTAAGTTCAGAGGGGTCAAAGCGTTGGCCGTCTTCTCTTTCTACAATGAATCGTTCTTCTCCTAATGGTGCAAATAATTGTGTATAACGCCCCTCGGTCAAGCGTTTGAATAGTTCGCAAGCTGTCTGAACAACTTTTGGCTGTCGTTCTGTTTCATAAATATTTTTCACTTTGTGAATCATATACTGAGCGGTTTGAATCACGGCCCATTCTTTCACCATATGATTAAATTCACCCTTTAAAGCTATAAATGTTTGCCGTTTATCTTCGTAAGTCCCGCTTTCTTCTAATTCTTTCAACGTTAATGTAATCGATGATAGTTCGGTCATGATACCTTTTTTCTTCTTTTCAAGTTCCGTTACTTTTTCTTGAAGCTGTCTTTGCTTCTCATGACTATCGATGTCTTGTTTAATGATATCGTCAAGTAAAATTGCTCTATTTTTTTCATTTGGAACTAGCGTCACAATCTGAAGCCAAAGCTGATTCTTCCTTGTCAATTGGGCTTTTTGTTGATTATATTGATGTGCTTTCCTTCTAAATGCTTCTTCATTTGTAACATGAGCAAGACCAAAAAGATTTGTTAACGAGATTGCGATCTGTTCACGTTCTTTTTGTACCTTCGACATTAAATCTTCGTGAACGGAGAGTTTATCACGTACTTGACTTCTATTCTTTTCAGCTTCCTCTTCCTTTTCTATAAATTCTGTCAACGCTTTGACCTGCTTATCAATAGTCATATCACACTCCTGACTAACATAGTTAGCCACTAACCACTCAGTGGTCGCTTTATAGTCTGACACTTCGTTATTTAATCGACGCAGATTTTCTTTAACAGTTTCATATTCTTTCGTAATCCTTTGCCATTCCTTTAGTGCTTCAATGAGGTGAGCATAAAAGAGTAAATCACGATTAGGTGGCATCTTAGTGATTTTACACCACTCGTCCAGCTCTGTATTAAACGCTTCCCATTTTTCCTGTAGCTCTTGCCAGTCATTTTCACATTGCTGTAATTGGGTATTGAGAAACGTGACGTTTTGATTAATCGTGTTAACATGTCCAGCTTTATCATTATGAAGGGCTAAACGTTGTTCAGCATAAAGATAAGCTTCTTTTGAAATGTCGCCTTGAGGGTTGTTAAATGTCGCCATTTTTTCATCATGAGCTTTTAAATCTTTGAGCAACTGCTTTATTTCATCTCGTGATCTCTTCTCGGTAGCCCATGTTAAGCTGCTGCCTATTATAACTAGAAGGGTTAAAGCCAGTGTAATGGACCAATTAGTATTGACATATCCGACTATTGTTCCTACTGCACATAATCCCGTCAAGCCCATAAGTGTTAACTTTTTAATCTGTCCTGTTCTTTTTACTCTGCTCCACTCTTTTTCAAGCCATTCTCTTTGTTTCAAAAGCATATTATACTCTTGCTTGCGCAGCTTTTTCTCACTTTCTGAAGAAGTTAATCTTTCAAGTTCTTTTACTTCTTCAGGAGCTAATAGGTGCTTATACTCACTATCTTTTTGTTCTTCTGCAATCTCTTTTTCTCGTTGTACCTTTCGTCTTTCTTCCGTTAAATGGTCTTCTGTCGTAAGGAGTGTTTGCCATCGGGTCTTCAACATGTTGAATTTATCTAAATGATAATTCGTCACATGTGCTGAGTTAAAAAAAGTTCTTGGGAGCTGCCATTCATCTTCAATTTGTTGGCGTTGTTTAAGTAACTCTTGTTCAGTGTATCGAGATGCTTTCAGATCTTCTATTATCTTCTCCTGCAATGGCCACTTATTAATGACTGATGTCATCTTACGTTTTAAATCAGCAGATATATTAGCATCTGTTAAGGTATGGAGTTTTTTTGTTAATTCTGCTATTTTCTCATTTTCATAAGACATTAACGCTTCTTTTTCTTCTAATTTATCGGAGAGTTGTTCGAGCCTACTAAGCCCATCTTCTGGGAACTTTATTTCCTCTATATCTTCTTGCTGATCAGCCGTTAGTGCGTTCCATTCTTTTACAATCGGTTCTAAAGTTTTGTAATGATCATAATACCGGATGTCTATATGAAGTTTTTTTTCATCTCGTTCTAAATGAGCAAGCTCTAATTCTAACTCTTGTTTAGTTGCCTGTAGCTGTTCATAGTTATCTAGTTTTGTTTCCCATTCTTTTATCTCTTGCTGTGTGTTTTTGAGTTTTTCTGCAAGGATGTTCAAGTCTGTTTTTTGTCCCCTAGGTTTAAAGAGCTTTCCCGATGCTTGCTGTAACGATTTATCTAAATAATTGAGTGACGATGCGCCTACCATACTTGCATCATATAGATAATGATTCAAGTCATCAGGATTTAAATCTTTCATCCCTTGAAGACCATCTAAATCAAAATGAAAAATTCCTTTAAATGTGGCTAAATCCATCCCTTTCAGAAGTTTATGTAAATCCTCTTCATTACCAGTACGCCCATCTGGATAACGAACAGAAAGGCTTCCCTTGTTCGTCCTTCCTCCGACTCTTTCTATCTTAATTCCGTTATAGGAGGGAGTGTCAATCGTGAGCATGCCACCATATTTATCTGTTTCTCTCGGTCGATAATGGCTTTCACGTTTAGAAGGAAAACCGAATAGAATAGCATTTATGAAAGCCATCAATGTTGATTTCCCCGATTCATTATAGCCGAAGAGTATATTAATCCCATCATTATTTAGATCAAATCGTTTATTAACCCACTTCCCGAAGCCATATATATAGATGTGTTTAATCTTCATACGTCTTCCCTTCTTCCAACAAAGCTGTTACGATCATTGTTTCTGCTTTAGTGAGTATCTCTTCTTCATCCTCTTCTGTCAACTGTTCAACAAACGGGGCGATTTTTCGGTGATTTATTAAGGAAGATAAGCTTTCTTTCCATGAGTCGTTATGTGAAAGGTCTTCCCTTACACGGATAACATCTCCAATAATGTGATCTTTGTGTCGCCATTTTTCTCTAATAATTTCTGGAGCGGTGTTCACAGTAAGTTTATCTATCCAAATAGAGTCATACTCCAGCTCTTCTTGAAGGATGTCCATTAAATCTTCTTGTACTTTCTTTTTAATTAACGTTTCGTGCAATACACCAGGACCTGTGAAATATAAATGAATCATATACATGTGAGAAGACGATAAATGAGTTATGGTATCTAAAGTATAAGCCATGAGCTCATCAATCGATTTCATGTCATTAACCTTTACAGTGATGTCCTGCCATTGAACGGGACCTGTCCCAAAGAAAGTAAAAGTGGTGGTTGTTTTCGTCATCTCCACATAATAAGCCCCTTTTTCTCCTTGTTCTTTTCGATGACATCCTTGGATATTTCCGGGGTAAATGACAGGTGGATGTGAGTTAATGACTTGCCGTTTATGTACATGTCCTAACGCCCAATAATCAAAGCCTACATTTTTCAAATCTACAGTTGAAAAGGGCGCATACGGGTCGTGGTCAACCAGTCCATTTTCCTGACCATGAAGTAAACCGATATGGTAAGCCTCATCTTCCTTAAGCTTTTTAAATAACGGTACGGGATCATTCATGAAAGCTCGTTCTGGATAACTAAAGCCATAAATAATAGCGCGTTCTCCACTTTGGGTAGTGTGAACAGTACGAGACACATGTGTAGGGAAAATATGTACATTCTCAGGCATAGCAATCAGTTGCTCCTTTTGAATAAGCGGATCATGATTACCATGGATCACATATAAGGTAATATTGGCCTGGTGAAGCTTTTCAGCCTGTTGTTTAAAGAACCATTGAGCATGAATGGAACGATCTTCTTCATGATAGACGTCCCCACTCACTAGAACAAAATCTACTTTTTTTCGAATGGCTTCTTGAACAATCGCGCTAAAGGACTCATAAGTAGCACGAATCGCACGATTAACCATAGCTTGATTCATTAGTTTAGTCATTTGAAAAGGTCGCCCAAGGTGTAAATCAGCACAGTGAATAAAACGTATCATCGTTCTCCTCCTTTATCCTATTTAAAATTATACCATAAAAGCGAATGAATGTTCGTGTCACTCACGTTTAAAAATATAACACAATTAAAAAATCGATCCTAGAGGGATCGATTTTTTAATTTAGTAGATGTTTTAAAAATACGGAATGGCTGCTAATGCTGTTAGCGCTGCTAGCGGTAAAATAAGTCGCTGAAATCGTCGCG
The DNA window shown above is from Salipaludibacillus agaradhaerens and carries:
- a CDS encoding response regulator transcription factor; its protein translation is MSEYRVYLVEDEENLGEVIRAYMEKEGWQVTHFTDGKVAYDHISEPPHLWILDIMLPGMDGYQLLKAIKSEADTPVIFISARDKDLDRVLGLELGSDDYLAKPFLPEELLIRAKKLLNRVYPPEVQEEDAIELNGYVIDPKSRTVHDGEELIELTTKEMDLVILLSSNLGNALSREAIIEYVWGSDYFGSERAVDDVVRRVRKKLPRIHVETLYGYGYRVLSS
- a CDS encoding ATP-binding protein: MKIKHIYIYGFGKWVNKRFDLNNDGINILFGYNESGKSTLMAFINAILFGFPSKRESHYRPRETDKYGGMLTIDTPSYNGIKIERVGGRTNKGSLSVRYPDGRTGNEEDLHKLLKGMDLATFKGIFHFDLDGLQGMKDLNPDDLNHYLYDASMVGASSLNYLDKSLQQASGKLFKPRGQKTDLNILAEKLKNTQQEIKEWETKLDNYEQLQATKQELELELAHLERDEKKLHIDIRYYDHYKTLEPIVKEWNALTADQQEDIEEIKFPEDGLSRLEQLSDKLEEKEALMSYENEKIAELTKKLHTLTDANISADLKRKMTSVINKWPLQEKIIEDLKASRYTEQELLKQRQQIEDEWQLPRTFFNSAHVTNYHLDKFNMLKTRWQTLLTTEDHLTEERRKVQREKEIAEEQKDSEYKHLLAPEEVKELERLTSSESEKKLRKQEYNMLLKQREWLEKEWSRVKRTGQIKKLTLMGLTGLCAVGTIVGYVNTNWSITLALTLLVIIGSSLTWATEKRSRDEIKQLLKDLKAHDEKMATFNNPQGDISKEAYLYAEQRLALHNDKAGHVNTINQNVTFLNTQLQQCENDWQELQEKWEAFNTELDEWCKITKMPPNRDLLFYAHLIEALKEWQRITKEYETVKENLRRLNNEVSDYKATTEWLVANYVSQECDMTIDKQVKALTEFIEKEEEAEKNRSQVRDKLSVHEDLMSKVQKEREQIAISLTNLFGLAHVTNEEAFRRKAHQYNQQKAQLTRKNQLWLQIVTLVPNEKNRAILLDDIIKQDIDSHEKQRQLQEKVTELEKKKKGIMTELSSITLTLKELEESGTYEDKRQTFIALKGEFNHMVKEWAVIQTAQYMIHKVKNIYETERQPKVVQTACELFKRLTEGRYTQLFAPLGEERFIVEREDGQRFDPSELSRGTGELLYLSIRLALALEDVMETCSPIFMDETFVNMDKPRRYQLISLLKEISNERQILFFTCHEHLNQEWQRAFKNVEVHSLYR
- a CDS encoding metallophosphoesterase family protein yields the protein MIRFIHCADLHLGRPFQMTKLMNQAMVNRAIRATYESFSAIVQEAIRKKVDFVLVSGDVYHEEDRSIHAQWFFKQQAEKLHQANITLYVIHGNHDPLIQKEQLIAMPENVHIFPTHVSRTVHTTQSGERAIIYGFSYPERAFMNDPVPLFKKLKEDEAYHIGLLHGQENGLVDHDPYAPFSTVDLKNVGFDYWALGHVHKRQVINSHPPVIYPGNIQGCHRKEQGEKGAYYVEMTKTTTTFTFFGTGPVQWQDITVKVNDMKSIDELMAYTLDTITHLSSSHMYMIHLYFTGPGVLHETLIKKKVQEDLMDILQEELEYDSIWIDKLTVNTAPEIIREKWRHKDHIIGDVIRVREDLSHNDSWKESLSSLINHRKIAPFVEQLTEEDEEEILTKAETMIVTALLEEGKTYED